Proteins co-encoded in one Oxyura jamaicensis isolate SHBP4307 breed ruddy duck chromosome 7, BPBGC_Ojam_1.0, whole genome shotgun sequence genomic window:
- the LOC118169722 gene encoding mitochondrial chaperone BCS1 isoform X1, with the protein MPFSDFVVALKDNPYFGAGFGLVGVGTALALARKGAQFGLVAFRRHYMITLEVPSKDKSYHWLLNWISHHAKHTQHLSVETSYLQHESGRVSTKFDFVPSPGNHFIWYRRKWIRIERNREKQMIDLHTGTPWESVTFTALGTDREIFFNILQEARELALQQQEGRTIMYTAMGAEWRQFGFPRRRRPLSSVVLEEGVSERLVQDVKEFIDNPKWYSERGIPYRRGYLLYGPPGCGKSSFITALAGELQYSICLLSLSDRSLSDDRLNHLLSVAPQQSIILLEDVDAAFVSRDLAAENPAAYQGMGRLTFSGLLNALDGVASTEARIVFMTTNYVDRLDPALVRPGRVDLKQYVGHCSRRQLARMFQRFYPEQPPAAAERFAERALGVCEQLSAAQVQGHFMLYKADPGGAVENVGSMLL; encoded by the exons ATGCCGTTCTCCGACTTCGTCGTGGCGCTCAAGGACAACCCCTACTTCGGGGCCGGGTTCGGCCTGGTCGGGGTGGGCACGGCCCTGGCCCTGGCGCGGAAGGGGGCTCAGTTCGGCCTGGTAGCTTTCAGGCGCCATTATATGATCACCCTGGAGGTGCCCAGCAAAGATAAGAGCTACCACTGGCTGCTGAACTGGATCTCGCACCACGCCAAGCACACGCAGCACCTGAGCGTCGAGACGTCGTACCTGCAGCACGAGAGCGGGCGCGTCAGCACCAAGTTCGACTTCGTCCCCAGCCCCGGGAACCATTTCATCTG GTATCGGAGGAAGTGGATTCGCATCGAGCGCAACCGGGAGAAGCAGATGATCGACCTGCACACGGGGACCCCCTGGGAGTCTGTCACCTTCACGGCGCTGGGCACCGACCGGGAGATCTTCTTCAACATCCTGCAGGAAG cccgggagctggctctgcagcagcaggaggggaggacGATCATGTACACGGCCATGGGGGCGGAGTGGCGGCAGTTCGGCttcccccgccgccgccggcctcTCAGCTCCgtggtgctggaggaaggcGTGTCGGAGAGGCTGGTGCAGGACGTGAAGGAGTTCATCGACAACCCCAAGTGGTACAGCGAGAGAG GGATCCCGTACCGAAGAGGCTACCTGCTGTACGGCCCTCCCGGCTGTGGGAAGAGCAGCTTCAT cacagccctggccgGGGAGCTGCAGTACAGCATCTGCCTGCTCAGCCTCAGTGACCGCAGCCTGTCCGACGACCGGCTCAACCACCTCCTGAGCGTGGCGCCGCAGCAGAGCATCATCCTCCTGGAGGACGTGGACGCTGCCTTCGTCAGCCGGGACCTCGCTGCTGAGA ACCCTGCTGCGTACCAAGGCATGGGGCGCCTCACCTTCAGCGGCCTCCTCAACGCCCTGGATGGCGTGGCCTCCACGGAGGCCAGGATCGTCTTCATGACCACCAACTACGTGGACAG GCTGGACCCAGCCCTGGTGCGGCCGGGACGCGTGGACCTCAAGCAGTACGTGGGGCACTGCTCCCGCCGGCAGCTCGCCCGCATGTTCCAGCGCTTCTACCCcgagcagcccccggccgcggCCGAGCGCTTCGCGGAGCGGGCGCTGGGGGTGTGCGAGCAGCTCAGCGCCGCCCAGGTGCAGGGCCACTTCATGCTCTACAAGGCAGACCCCGGGGGAGCCGTCGAGAACGTGGGCTCCATGCTGCTGTGA
- the LOC118169722 gene encoding mitochondrial chaperone BCS1 isoform X2, producing the protein MIDLHTGTPWESVTFTALGTDREIFFNILQEARELALQQQEGRTIMYTAMGAEWRQFGFPRRRRPLSSVVLEEGVSERLVQDVKEFIDNPKWYSERGIPYRRGYLLYGPPGCGKSSFITALAGELQYSICLLSLSDRSLSDDRLNHLLSVAPQQSIILLEDVDAAFVSRDLAAENPAAYQGMGRLTFSGLLNALDGVASTEARIVFMTTNYVDRLDPALVRPGRVDLKQYVGHCSRRQLARMFQRFYPEQPPAAAERFAERALGVCEQLSAAQVQGHFMLYKADPGGAVENVGSMLL; encoded by the exons ATGATCGACCTGCACACGGGGACCCCCTGGGAGTCTGTCACCTTCACGGCGCTGGGCACCGACCGGGAGATCTTCTTCAACATCCTGCAGGAAG cccgggagctggctctgcagcagcaggaggggaggacGATCATGTACACGGCCATGGGGGCGGAGTGGCGGCAGTTCGGCttcccccgccgccgccggcctcTCAGCTCCgtggtgctggaggaaggcGTGTCGGAGAGGCTGGTGCAGGACGTGAAGGAGTTCATCGACAACCCCAAGTGGTACAGCGAGAGAG GGATCCCGTACCGAAGAGGCTACCTGCTGTACGGCCCTCCCGGCTGTGGGAAGAGCAGCTTCAT cacagccctggccgGGGAGCTGCAGTACAGCATCTGCCTGCTCAGCCTCAGTGACCGCAGCCTGTCCGACGACCGGCTCAACCACCTCCTGAGCGTGGCGCCGCAGCAGAGCATCATCCTCCTGGAGGACGTGGACGCTGCCTTCGTCAGCCGGGACCTCGCTGCTGAGA ACCCTGCTGCGTACCAAGGCATGGGGCGCCTCACCTTCAGCGGCCTCCTCAACGCCCTGGATGGCGTGGCCTCCACGGAGGCCAGGATCGTCTTCATGACCACCAACTACGTGGACAG GCTGGACCCAGCCCTGGTGCGGCCGGGACGCGTGGACCTCAAGCAGTACGTGGGGCACTGCTCCCGCCGGCAGCTCGCCCGCATGTTCCAGCGCTTCTACCCcgagcagcccccggccgcggCCGAGCGCTTCGCGGAGCGGGCGCTGGGGGTGTGCGAGCAGCTCAGCGCCGCCCAGGTGCAGGGCCACTTCATGCTCTACAAGGCAGACCCCGGGGGAGCCGTCGAGAACGTGGGCTCCATGCTGCTGTGA